The region CGTCAACAAATGTAAGTGAAACAAATTGTTTCACTTATACTAATATTGAGTGACGGTATAAGCCAGTCTGTAGTATATTTAGATATATGTTCTGATTCCTTGAtatcctccctttccttcttagTAGCCCAGCTGTCTGTCAGGGTTCAGGTCTGTACCTGGCGAGCTCCAGCCCACCAGGATTTGGATGTTCTCCCGATGGCTGAAGCTTGAAAGTCTTGAAAGCCTGTGGTACCTGGTAGCATTTTCGTGTCCATAATATCAAGACCCAAAGTGATTTGTGTCAAATTCTGCTGTAGATATGTTCCCTCAGGTGgtcttttttcagtgttttgttctCTCTGTTGATCTTGCATAGATGTTGGTCCATCTTGGACATAGAGGCTCCATCCAAGAGAGGGGATAAGCAGCATTGAGTTTCTTCTGAAGTGCATCTAATGACTTGTACCATTGTTTTCTGATGTAGCATCTTCATCTAAGCACATTCTTTGTAGAACATCCCAAATGTGAGATGACAATGAAAGCAAGGTTTCTTATCCCTGAACATAGGTTGGGTCCCTCCAGAAAGGAAGGCCTTTCTACTGTGGTCCCCTGGGTACCTGATACCACTGCCAGGCAGTGTCACAGCATGCCACATACAGCACTAAGATCAATCAGATTGGGGATAAACAAGATCTGTTTCTTTATCCAGCGGCAGGAAAAGTTCATTGCCGAAGGGTTTCAGTTCTTCGTCCCATTATGGTTCCTGGCTTTGATTCTTGTCTAGACAATTATCTGCACTGAAAGTGGAGCTGCCTGTTAGCCGGGTTCCCTGGATCTGTCTCTGGTGAGTTCTTCAGTAAACTGAGCAGTTCTTCCAGTGGCTCTGGCACCAAGGGGGATAGCACAGAACAGCTCTGTGGCATGGGATTGAGACATTCTTAAGGTAGACAGGTCGCATATTAAAGCGTGAATGCAAAAGGAATGTGAGTATGGGAGAATTTATATAAACATGATTGTaagtggcagggctggggcaggtAATTTGAAGTCTTCCCAGACACACAGAACTCTCTAGAAGGGCAAAATGATAGTTCCTTGCAGGTTGTTTGTTACAGATacagaggaacaaaagaaattgaTTCTGAAATTGATATGAACGTTTCTATTAATGTTCATCAATCTTCAGACTGTAACGTGGGCTTCACGGAGCATTCTGTTTGATAGTAGACAGGTAACATCCTGCTCCCACTGATAGGTGATCAGCACCTGACCGAATAATACATTTTGATATATGTTGTTCTCGACCACCAAATATTTGATCTTGTGATATGTTTCTTCATGGTCTATGTGAGGACTAAGATACTATAAACTGCCATCTTTGCCATGTAAAGGGGAACATCAGAACAAAAGACATATTTATGCTGATAATAAAAAGGTTATAAAAGCGTTAATCTTCCAGAAAAGATCTCAACATCAGTTAAGTGAAAAAGCTACTTGAGGTTAATTCTGTAAGAGTTAAGAAGACTCTGAGATCGGGCTCTTTTTCTGCATGCATCTGTGTATCCTCTGTACCCGCACTAACCCCTGCACATATAATGCATAGTTAGTAATGGCTAAATAAGAAAGGGAACCATCTGAAATCCCTATGGTCTGATGTTGGTGGACTGACTCATACAAGACCGAGATCAGGGAATATTTGAATGCCACTGTACAGGACAATTTAAGCTCCAAATCCTGGAAGGGCTGTATCTATTTCTAGAGATGTATCTATTTTTAGCACTAGATAATCCAAGTACAAAATCAAGGTTTATGGAAGAGGTAAACTTTGTTCATCCCACTGCTTTTTAAGCTGTGTGACTATATCCATCCAGCGAGGGCTGTAAAtactagcatttttttttaacgtggtttacttgattttcctttattgCAAGTGCAAATATTCAAAAGTTTTGATTGAGACCTCAAATATTGTGAAATATAGAATCTGAAGATTAACTGGAGCAAAATGTTCAGTTTCTGTTATCTTTGAACATTTCAATACCTTTGATTTCTtatgttttcacttttcctctAAAACCTCTCTGGAAATGAGTAAACCTTTTAACTGAAACCTGTATTTCTGGTACGTGGTGCTGAGGGAAAGCCGCTGGCAAGGCTCATGATGAAATTTTTGCGGCCATTTGAGGACATGTGGCAGTGAGCTGTCAGCATTGCAAGAGAGTTAAGACAAGCGAGGGAAAGGggcactggaagaaaaagtCTTGCACATAGAGAAGAGGGCATCAACCAGCCATGTGTACTTCCAAGTTGGAAATGTTTGAAGGACTTGAGATGACCCAAAGCTTTCCAGTAGGAAAGATGAGTGTCAGGGAACCTACAAGGGTGGAACTGGGGGAAGGTGTTGTCTGCGATAGCAAGAAGTGATCTTGGGACTGCAGGATGGAACAGCACCCAGCTCTCACTTCTTACGCTatcatgaaacaaaacactttgtGATTTCATACCGGGAGTGAGTCATATCTCTGTGACTTCCCTTCTGTGCCTCTTCTGTGAATTGTTTACTTTGCAAAGACAGGACTTGTTGCTTCCAAATCCTTCCTACTTCTTCAGGGATTTGCCAAATGAGTAGGCAGGATGTTGGCCCATGTCGGCAAATGTCTTCTGTAGCAGCATGGCCGTACAGTGAGGCAGCTTCCCCAACACCACTCTGTGGGCTGAGCTCTTGTGCTGTTTATCATAAGGTCTAAAAGCAAAGGTGTTTTCTGTGGTGTGCATAAGGTCTACGCTAGCAGTATCTGCTCTGCAGGTAATGGGAGCCAAGGTGCTCTGGGGTCTTTCTGTACAGGGCTGGTATGaaatcagaatttctttctcACAGATTGATGTTGCActtcaaaggagagaaaaaaaatggtgttgtATTCTTTCATCTCAAATGAGATGAAAGGTGGGATTTGACAAATTTACACTGGGAGGACTGTTTAATGCAATATCCTGTTTCAAAAGACCTGAAACTGAAATTGGTTTCTGCTTCCCAGCTTGCCGAAGCCCAGGAATCCATACCACAAGTAGGTGTCCAACAAGGGCAAAGGAAGCAGTGGGTGAGCACTGTGCTGACTTGCCTGTTAATGCCACTGTAATCTGCACCACAGGCACATATCTGGCATTTAGAAGGCTTATTTGTCTGCTTCTTGGTTATTGTGAATGTGTTATATTGTTTCCTTcggaagaagggaaaaaaataatggagaatTGAATCCATATGTGGcactttgtttttgtttcctgagCACTCTTACcactgcttttcctgtctgCGGTGAGAATGTTTGGTTAATACGTTCCTCTGAGTCCCATCAGTTCTCATCTCTGCTTACCTGGACTTCTGATGACCCTAAGGAAATCACATCATCTTGCAGtgcctttcttcccttctctagaGTGCTGACAGTATTTTCTTCCCGTCTAAGATACAATTTGCTCATTAGGCTAAAATCTGTGATTACATAAGTTGTCTTTTGCTATATGCGGAAGTGAAGTGAATTTTATGCTAGGCTGAATTTTCACCTGGAAAATTTCCATACTTGAGAGTTCATTCTTGCCTAGAAAACATAGGTTTTGTTGTCCAGAGGAAAGGCTTTTCAGAGCACCCTATTTAGGTAGTCATTTTCCCATCAGGACTGAAAACAGCTTGCTTAGCTCCAGCGTCCTAAGCTGCATTACCTTACTGGATTGATTTGCAGAAGTCTTGAACATTGGAATTTACAACCAAAATTAATGACAGTTCTGCTTATACAATAGAAACTACCCTGAAAGATCAGGTCTTTGTGTAGTTTTCTTCAAGCAACCAAAATTACAGGTTGTCATTTACTCGTCCCACACGATTTGGTTCTCTGTGAAGAGAGGATAGCATCATCCAGTAATTTCACTGGAAATGTACCTTGTTTTTGAgacacatatatgtatatgcaaTGCATACTTCATCTTCAGAACAGGTATGTGTGATAGAAATTGGACCAGAAAAGCTCTCAACGTACAGTATGTTTGTTAAACAGCACGAGCATAGAGagtgtgggagctgtgctgaggTGTGTTTTCAGGCACTACTGCTGCATGCCCTATCATTTGCCTTTTCTCAGAGAGCTGATGACGGCTCTGGGTGTAGGATGCTCTGAACATGTCAGCAGCTTAGGTAAAATCCACTATATATTTGGGTAGTTCAGAACTGGGACTGCCTTGCCCCAGTGTCTGCTGGCTGCTCCAGCTGACCAGCCAGGCTCAGTAGTGACTTTCAGAGCAGCCTGAGAAGCCCCTGTACTGGTGGTGTTCTAACAAGGTCACTCTGTGCAAGACATCACAAGCGTCTGTGTCTgcacaaaggaaaagctttgctAGTTTTGATGTGAATTATAAGTCTGAATTAAGTTTTCAAATCAtgccagaacaaaaaaatacacaacttCTATTGACTGTGGAGAGCACAGTGTACTGAGTTGTGGTGATGACAGGTGGCATGTGGCTGTTTATTGAACAGAAATACTGTTGAATGTATCATAGTtacttgtatttaaatattactcttttttaaataaatctgatttttccttttgtaggACCACATTTTTGCTAATTTCTAAAGACTCAAAACTGTGCACTTCAAGGTCCCAGGCTGCATCTCTGGTCCTGGAGGAGGGCTGTGCAGTGTACCAAGCTTCTCAGGTAGAGAAATTCCCCACTCACATaaaaaaggacaattttttGTAGCTGAAGGCACCTGACTAGCTATTTATACAGTCAGTCTCATGATGTATTCACTGTCCTTTAAATCATGCTTCCTGCAGATTAGAAACCATATGTGATTGAAAGGCGTTATGGCACAGGGAAATACATTGCTTTTTAATAACCCCACATCTGAAAATGCTCTCCAGGAGGTAAGTgataatttcaaaatgtcaaaaaaaaaaaggggggggtttATGTCAATGATTTTTGGACACTGCATTGATTTGATAATTCTGCATAACCATTTTCAAAGAGGTAGGTTTTCCAGCCTCTGAGGCATTTGAGGAACCCTGTCTTTTAGATCTCCTGTGCATTCCCAGGTGCCAGGGGCAAGGCATGCGGACGCATTTAAATTTTCAAgaaatcagaatagtttggtcACTGGCAGGTTGAGGGGGAAGGGATAGAGCATTCTTAttgtttcttggttttcatGCTCCTTGGCCACATTGAATGTGAGCACCGCTGTGGGGAGAGCTTTATAGGCAGGATGAGGGCAAAGCCTGACTCAGAGAAGCCAACagattttcctatttatttttgaagtgcaCAGCAGGGATGGGAGACCTAACATCTTGTGTAAAAAAACATGGGAAGCACTGTTGTGACTATCCGTCATCTCTGCTCTGAATGACCTTCTGGTGGGCATGTTGAAAACATTTCATGGAGCAAAGAGGCCTCCAGACAGTTTCTCTGCAGTGGTGTTTCCAAATATCTCTTCTACGTTCATCCCTGCTTTGAATGCCTGGGTCCTGGAGTCAGATCTTCCTGACAGAGCATTGCAGGGTCTGGGATATCACTGGTCTGATGTGTAGAACAAGGAATCCTTCATCCCCAGTGGACCCTTTGGGGCTTGTTTTATGTCTCAGAAAGTAACTAAGGAGGGTGGTGTGGGGCATGTGTTAACGTAATAGCTTTTGCCAAATGCTGAAGCCTTGTTGCTTGCTTCTTGTGCCTGTTGCTTTTCCTGCCTGCGTCAATTCTTAATGTGCTTTGGTGTGTGGGCTGCCCTCGTGCAGACAtaccccctcctccccaccaccaTGGGgatggctgcaggcagctgccctctgtgctgggagaggaCGAGTTGGCACCACCGGGGGCTGTGCAGGTCAAATTCATATTAGTCCATGATGACACTGCCAACCTCTTGGAGCAGGAGAGACTGTGTAGTGAAAGTAGATGAGGAGTAGAGAAATGTGTCAGTTATCTTCCCAGTCATATTGAAGAGTGAGATACACTTGCAGTTTGTAAGATTTTATTACTGTAAACAAAGGGAAGACAACAGAGCGAAGTAAGAACGAGAGTAGCATTTTAATACGTAACAGCTtgtatgaaacaaaacacaagacTGCAGCTGCCTCAGCAAAAAGTTCACTTTCAGCTCTTTTAGAGTTGCAATACATAGAATATGAAATTACAAGAGCAAATAGCACCCCTGTCTGCCCCACCCCACACTATGTCCCTATTTATTTCCAGCCAATTTCtcacttgctttgcttttccatgaAAATCCATCCACAAGGCTGTGACACGCTCTGAGGAATGGTAGGGCAGTTTTCACCCTTGAAGGTCTAGGTGgcaggaagggaaagcaaagagcCTCTGGGAGTGCCTGGCCAGGCAAGGGAGAGGAACCATGAAGTCATGCCCCCACAGCAGCCTGGTTTTCCAAGAGAGCTTTGCCTTTGCTGAGATCTTGAGACCTTCCTGTGATCTGCAGGTGATTTTATGCTCGTCCCATGAAGCAGAGCAGATAGCCAGGGCCTCAAAGAGAGCATTATCTCAGTACCTGCTGGTTAGACTGCTGCGCCTCTGCTAGCTCACATTTCGCAGCTCCGAGCTGCCACACTGGCACAGCTTGTGCTTTGTGCTGGATATCAAAGCTGTGCTGGTGGCAAGGAGGCAGTATGGAGGGTTTCTCAGCCTTCACCCAGTTTGTGTGAGGACTGTCTGCTCTGCCCTTCATCTTTCTGTTGTTCCTTCTCTGCAACCTCTACTTACAGCAACTTTCATTGTGTTTCTGTGCTACTCAACCAGCAGTGATGCATCCTTTATGCCAGCTGGATGCAGAGAAGTTGCATTGGCTGGATCCACAAGATCTCTGTTTTGTGCATGTCTAGACCATGGCAGGGAGCTCACTTGAATTTGCAGTGGTGCAGCACTGCTCCCACTTGACTGGAAAGGTCTTTGTCATCTGAACTGCCCATGAAGATGGATCTTCCCTGGGGTGGCTCCTACGTGATGCCTCGCTTGCTAGCAGCAAGGCTGTGGATGAGACTGAGAAGCTTGCTTTCTGTCACAGACTGTTTCTGAACTATTTTGTCCCTCTGCTCTAGACACATCTCTTTGCAGGTGGGTTGAGCAGAAAGGATATAGAAAACCTTAGTTTTACATAGCACCTTTTGTTAGAAGGACCCAAGGTACTGACACATATCCAGCTCTGAATTGCAACCTGCTGCAGCgcagagctcctccccagctcagGACAGACTGAATATAGTGACTTGTTTTTCCAGGATCTCAGAGTCAGTCCCATAGTGCATCAAGAATTTTTCCTCCCAGAAGCATCTTTCTCTCATACTTGTGATGTTCAGGTGGCATCTGTTATTGCCAAAGTTTGCTATTCACTTTGTTTTACACCTTAATTTGTCATTGCAGGATACTAGCCTACTATGGCATGTATTTCCAGCAAGTTCAGTTTCTTACAAAGAGAAATTGTAGACTCTTCATCCATGCCCTGAGGTTTCCTGGGAGGAGTAAGGGAGGAGCTGATTTGGGAGAATCCTGCTATATTTTATACAGTCCCCAATAAGTCTGATCCCCTGGCTCAAGAGAGTCAAGGTATTTGTTATTCACCCGACAGCCCAACTTATCTCCCTCCTGCAGGAAAATGGGTCTGCCAAAATTTATTGAGCCCTTTACATCTCCCATGTTTGATCCCACAGCCTTGTTGAGGGAGATGTTTGGCATTTTGTACAGCTCCACTGCAAAAGACGCTTCCATACTTTTTACATGATGGACCTGAGCATAGATGAAGTAGTTGCCGCTCTTTTTGATTGTGAGGTACTGGTCATCGTCCTTCTGCACAACACCATCACAGTGCTCTAAGTTCCACTCCCAGAGCATGGGAACTTCAGAGTGTGAAGGCTTttttactgaggaaaaaagagacaaagtCGACATGGtgattaattatatttaagGACAACTTTGTTCTGTACATAACCGTGCCTTGTTACTGTTTCTCATTGGTACTGTCATGCCCCAATCCCTCCCTgacttattattattattattattatttattattgttgttgttattattgatCTTTCTGACCTTACTAACTCCTCAGAAGTGCTAGGAAGGCGTGATAACATGCTAGGAGAGTCTGCAAAGCATTCCATTACCATGAGTGGCTTGGAGGAGCTCCCTGCCAGGACAGATTAGCAGCTAAAAGCACTCTGGAGACAGTAAACCTTCAAGGCTGAGGGTTGGATCTGAGCTGGTCtctaacaagaaaaaattaatggGCAGAGCTTCAGCCAGATCTGAGGATGATGGGGGTGGCTACAGTAGTATTCTGCTTGCTGGTTGCCGTGTCTATAGTCCTTCACAGGAGCTGAGCCTGAAGGATCTCTTCCCAgatttcccctctctctctgtgcCAGATGAGCACATGTTGTCAGCATTAAAGCTAAGGATGGGTGGCAGCTGTCATACCCCTCGGTGTGCAAGCTGACAAACTGGGTAAGGAAACAGCAACACACAGACATGTTAGGCTGCATGCCGTGAGGGCCTGTGTATCTGCAGGACGTAGTGCAGTGGGGTTTCAATGAAGAATAGATCAAATACTGTGGGACACCCAACTCGGGCCACAGTTCTGGGTGGTACCTTCAGCCACTGCCTAGGGATGCTCCTGGCTGGTTAGGGTCTTGCACATTCAGCAGTCATTAGCTGAAGTTTTATGCATGAAGAAGTGTTTCATTCATTTAACTAAATCTCTCTAAGGGTCTGAGCTGGTATATAGGGAGTTACTTTAGGACTGTCATAGGCTGGGCTTAGGAAACTCATGACTAACACTTGGCAGCAGTAAGTCTAATCCTTATGATGCCGATTTTGTTGGCCGTTTTCAGGGACATGTGTGTGGCTGACTCTGGTAGAGAGAGAAGTTTGCTGGCTGACAGCCCTGCGTGCAGATCTGGAGAGCTCTGTTTAGCGTGGCCACAGTGTTCAACAggctctgcatttctgcagtcaCAGCTCATGCCTGTCCTTGGAGCACGTGTAACCAGACACGAGGGCTGTGAGATGGTCACTTTGTGACAAGACTGACAAAAACAGAAGGGGGGTCTGGCATCTCCATACTTACAAAATCCATGTGCCCAGCATGGTCCCGGTGCCTGTAGAAAGAAGCAGGGCTTGGTGAGTGTTTTCTGCTGCAATTTTTCCATCTATCGGTGAGTTCAACAGAGAAACTTTATGATTGCAAGAGCACAGAAGTATTCTCCCAGGAAGGGAAATAACCTTTTTATCCGTCATTATGAACACAAGCAAAGATTTGTTATGAAAGACAGGTTTTTTCCAACAAagttcaaaatgtttaaaatagatAAGTTTTTTCCATATTCACTTTGGTGgaattttcacaaaacaaaaaagacaaccATCAGCAGTGCCTAGAGGAACTCTGTGCTCCTCTCGACTGCCAGgtatttcatttcattcctAGACTCTGCTCCCGCCAACTCACAAGTGATGTCTCTGTGAACAAGGAGTCAACTGACAGCCAGTGCGTACACACAGGGGGCTGCACAGGGTTGTGCTGATTCGCCCTCATTAAAACCATGaacctttccttctctgtatcATAGTGAGAAACCATTTAGCACTGATTCGATGtgtggcagagctgtgcagtAGCCATGCACCTCAGTAGTCACACGTGCCTCTTTTCTGTGGCAATGTCATGTTCTGAGATTGGCAAAGGCGTGCTGATAGCCGTCGCCTCTTCTTTGGAGTCACTCAGGCTTTACAGTCCCTGtgcaaggaggaagaaggaaacatGGAGGACTGAAGGGATGCTCTCAAGGTCACCCATGATAAGCAGAATGGGGAGGACGGCTTTCTGGCTGTTAAGCCTACTTCCTTTTAACTGCTACACTGTACTTAGCTCGAGGCAACAGCCACAGTGCTTTCTGATCCACTAGTCCGAGCAGCTTGTCAGTGCCCTTCCAGCCAAAGGAAGGAGGTGGCTCCGTAAGTGAACAGGTGCTAAACTGTCAGTGGCAACACTTTTCAATCTGTTCCTGTGAATTATGGCTCAGAGTTTGCTTATGAACATCGTGCTCTTCCTACACAGCAGCTATGTTCTCTCTCTGGCCAGAGCACATAAAAAACAGACTTGGGATCAACTTACAGATGCACAAACCCAATTCTGTCTCACGTCTTAGTGGATGCAAGCTATGAAATGCTTAAACTGGCTATTGAAGCACAGCCTCGTCTGGTGCTTGGGAAGCTGCTGTCCTGAGTGCTGGGGAGATTGTCAGCTCCCTTGcaaggaaatgcttttattaCGCGGTCCTGCTTTCCCCAGTTCATATGAATCAACAGGCCTAAAGGCAgttttttcagttattgaaGCAACTTTCtgcaatatgaaaaaaagaaggggtCAAGTGGAATACGTGTGAAAGGTGAG is a window of Cuculus canorus isolate bCucCan1 chromosome 8, bCucCan1.pri, whole genome shotgun sequence DNA encoding:
- the LOC128852898 gene encoding uncharacterized protein LOC128852898, which codes for MLRCGNKDLGSSSSAFRNRGAACISTLAVSRLSVMEGPDLLENGNIPQKRKFPCFQVALVFILITISALVPVVFCLFHLKQAPGPCWAHGFLKKPSHSEVPMLWEWNLEHCDGVVQKDDDQYLTIKKSGNYFIYAQVHHVKSMEASFAVELYKMPNISLNKAVGSNMGDVKGSINFGRPIFLQEGDKLGCRVNNKYLDSLEPGDQTYWGLYKI